A single genomic interval of Lucilia cuprina isolate Lc7/37 chromosome 2, ASM2204524v1, whole genome shotgun sequence harbors:
- the LOC111674533 gene encoding cullin-2, whose protein sequence is MSLKPKKVNFNEIWTDLKSTAEAVIKLDKVEKNVWNTSFTNVYNLCVAHPEPFADLLYEETKQFLKQHVENMLHTRVNPPGLEGKEGEQPDLLKRYYDAWTEYSNGIKHLHNLYSYLNQQHIKKQKISDADVVYGNLTTESYEQMEIGELGLDIWRTKMIESLSFDLVKHILDCIKQDRVGSTGLDEERVKIINVVIHSFVDVQAYNKMGTLKIYQWLFECPLLLASGEYYHTEATALLERCTVSQYIEEVIKILDEENKRAQKFLHSSSLPKLLKQCEEKFINERLDFLYSECKQMVSQENRKDLRNMYIILKPIPDHLKGMLIQTFLDHIKNEGLETISTLKGENIHIQFVEDMLKVHQKYTQLIAEVFENDPLFLSALDKACASVINRRPSDKQPCRSAEYVAKYCDTLLKKSKTSEAEIDQKLTNNITIFKYIEDKDVFQKFYSRLLAKRLIHEQSQSMDAEEAMINRLKQACGYEFTNKLHRMFTDISLSADLNNKFNNYLKQENIDLGINLSIKVLQAGAWPLGPTQVVIPFAVPQEFEKAIRMFETFYHTSFSGRKLTWLHHMCHGELKLGYLKKTYIVTMQTYQMAMLLLFESCDSMTCKEIQTTLQLNAETFQKHMQSLLESKILNASSENLDDNTKIELNLDYTNKRTKFKITSALQKETPQEVEHTINAVDEDRKLYLQAAIVRIMKSRKVLKHNALIQEILSQPNVSFTPSITIIKKCIESLIDKQYIERTPNSGDEYSYVA, encoded by the exons ATGTCCTTAAAACCTAAGaaagttaattttaatgaaatttggactGATTTAAAGAGTACAGCTGAGGCGGTTATTAAATTAGATAAGGTGGAGAAAAATGTTTGGAATACCAGCTTTAC AAATGTGTACAATTTATGTGTGGCCCATCCCGAACCATTTGCAGATCTCTTGTATGAGGAAACTAAACAATTTCTCAAGCAACATGTAGAGAATATGCTGCATACACGAGTTAATCCACCCGGCTTGGAGGGCAAAGAAGGTGAACAGCCGGATCTGTTGAAACGTTACTACGATGCTTGGACCGAGTATAGCAATGGTATTAAACATCTGCACAATCTCTATTCCTACCTAAATCAACAGCATAtcaagaaacaaaaaatctcTGATGCCGATGTTGTTTACGGCAATCTGACCACCGAGTCTTATGAACAAATGGAGATTGGAGAATTGGGCTTGGATATATGGCGCACAAAAATGATTGAATCGCTAAGTTTTGATTTGGTAAAACACATTTTAGATTGCATCAAACAAGATCGTGTAGGCAGCACTGGACTGGACGAAGAACGCGTTAAGATCATAAATGTCGTTATACATAGTTTTGTTGATGTACAGGCCTACAATAAGATGGGCACATTGAAAATCTATCAGTGGCTATTCGAGTGTCCATTGCTATTGGCCAGCGGGGAGTATTATCACACCGAGGCGACAGCTTTGCTGGAAAGGTGTACAGTTAGTCAATATATTGAGGAAGTTATAAAGATTTTAGACGAGGAAAATAAACGAGCTCAGAAATTTCTACATTCGAG ttCTCTACCTAAACTTCTTAAGCAATGCGAAGAGAAGTTCATTAATGAACGTTTAGACTTCTTGTATTCGGAATGCAAACAAATGGTGTCCCAGGAAAATCGTAAGGATCTACgcaatatgtatataattttaaagccCATACCAGATCATTTAAAAGGCATGCTCATACAAACGTTTCTAGATCACATTAAAAACGAAGGACTCGAAACGATTTCAACTCTTAAAGGTGAAAACATTCACATACAATTCGTTGAGGACATGTTGAAAGTGCACCAGAAATACACTCAATTAATTGCAGAGGTGTTCGAAAATGATCCTTTGTTTTTAAGCGCTTTAGATAAGGCATGTGCTAGTGTTATTAATCGTAGACCCAGTGATAAGCAACCCTGCCGCAGTGCTGAATATGTGGCAAAGTACTGTGATACACTgctgaaaaaatctaaaacatcTGAAGCTGAAATTGATCAGAAACTGACCAATAATATAacgatatttaaatatattgaagATAAGGATGTTTTTCAAAAGTTCTATAGTCGTTTATTGGCCAAACGTTTGATACACGAACAGTCGCAAAGTATGGATGCTGAAGAGGCCATGATTAATCGTTTAAAG caAGCTTGTGGTTATGAGTTTACTAATAAATTACATCGCATGTTTACGGATATTTCATTATCGGccgatttaaataataaatttaataattacttAAAACAGGAGAATATAGATTTAG gcaTAAACCtttcaataaaagttttacAAGCTGGAGCTTGGCCTTTGGGTCCCACACAGGTTGTTATACCCTTTGCAGTACCACAAGAATTTGAAAAAGCTATAAGAATG TTTGAAACATTCTATCACACTTCATTTAGTGGTCGTAAACTTACCTGGTTGCATCACATGTGTCATGGTGAATTAAAATTGGGCTATTTGAAAAAGACCTATATTGTGACTATGCAAACCTATCAAATGGCCATGTTGCTGCTATTCGAATCATGTGACTCAATGACCTGCAAAGAAATACAAACTACACTACAATTGAATGCTGAAACCTTCCAAAAGCATATGCAATCATTGCTAGAATCAAAAATACTCAATGCCAGTAGTGAAAATCTAGATGATAATAcgaaaattgaattgaatttagaTTATACAAATAAACGTACCAAATTCAAAATAACATCAGCTTTACAAAAAGAAACGCCACAAGAG GTTGAACATACGATAAATGCAGTCGATGAAGATcgtaaattatatttacaagCAGCCATAGTGCGCATAATGAAATCTCGTAAAGTTCTTAAACATAATGCTCTAATACAAGAG atATTATCGCAGCCAAATGTTAGTTTTACACCTAGCATCACAATTATTAAGAAATGTATCGAATCATTGATTGATAAACAATACATAGAACGAACTCCCAATTCGGGTGATGAATACAGCTATGTGGCATAA